TTCCCTTTAAACAGGGTGTACATGCACCCTTCAAGTAAATATTAGATAATATAGTACTGCACATTTTATAATATGAAGATTAAATAATAGTGAATAATATCAATTTTTCTATTTTTTAATGTAAAAAAATGTACTGTCTTGATATCATTTAATATTTCAAATGCTCTCCTACTGCTTAAGAGCTCTTAACCAATCTTTGGATAAAATCCCATACCATACATTAAATAATATAAAACAACAGGGGTAAGGGAAAGTGCAGTACTTGGAAATAAGAGGCGGAAAAAACCTAAGGGGCAGCGTAACGATAAGCGGTGCAAAAAATGCGGCACTTCCCGTGATTGCAGCAACGATCCTGAGTGACAAAGAGGTCACGTTGACCAATCTCCCTGATGTAGTAGATATCCGTACCCTGCTCAAACTCCTTACGATGCTTGGCGGCAAAGTCGAACATGAAGGTACCATTGCCAAGATAGACAACGGAAGTATCAATTCACATAAAGCAGTCTATGAGATCGTTTCTCAAATGAGAGCTTCTATCCTGGTATTAGGTCCTCTCCTCACCCGCTTTGGCGAGTGTGAAGTCTCTCTGCCCGGAGGGTGCGCCATTGGACAGCGCCCTATAGACCTTCATCTAAAAGCGCTTGAAGCCATGGGGGCCCAGATCACAATAGAAAGCGGTTATGTCCATGCCGTTGCGCCCAAGGGACTGCACGGAGCAAAGATAATCTTTGACAAGATCACAGTAGGCGGGACGGAAAACATCATTATGGCCGCAGCTCTTGCGAAAGGAACGACCACTATCATCAATGCAGCCAAAGAACCCGAGATCGTACAGTTGTGCAAAATGATCGCAGATGCCGGAGTGAAAATAGAAGGCATCGGTACTAATGAGCTCATCATTGAGGGAACAGACGGTATACCACTTACCTTTAAGCCAGTCGAGATCATTCCTGACCGGATCGAAGCAGGGACTTATCTCTGTGCCGGTGCCATTACCAAGTCTGAGATCACCCTGAAAAAGGTCAATGCAGAGCATATACGTGCCTCAATAGACAAGCTTGAGAATATGGGATTCACTTTTGATATTGACGATGACAGTATCACTATTCATCCTGCAGCTCTTATCAAGCCCGTCAGTCTCATCACGACAGAGTATCCCGGTTTCCCTACCGATATGCAGGCGCAGTTCATGGCAGTTGCTGTCGTAGCAGAGGGTGAGAGCCTGATAGAAGAGCGTCTTTTTGAAAACCGTTTCATGCATGTGAGCGAACTCAACCGTCTGGGGGCCGACATCTGGCTCAAAGGGAGTGTTGCTGCGGTAAAGGGGGTCAAAACGCTTCATGGTGCGGATGTCATGGCAACTGATCTGCGGGCCAGTTCCGCCCTGGTACTTGCCGGGCTTGTGGCAGAGGGAACGACCAATGTCCGCCGTATCTACCATTTGGATCGTGGATATGATAACCTTGAGGGGAAACTCGCTGCGCTCGGTGCCGATATCGTCAGAAAACAGGCAGAAGCGTAGGTCAAGATGCCTAAAGAGATCGAGCGTAAATTCCTAGTCAATCCGGAACTGCTCCCTGTTCTTGAAAATCCCCATGTGATCAGACAGGGCTATATCCCCACACAGGGGACTGCTACCGTCCGTATACGCATCAGTAACAACAAAGCCTTTCTGACGCTCAAAGGCAGGGCAACCGGCCTGACGCGTTCTGAGTTCGAATACCCGGTTCCATTGGAAGATGCGGAAAAAATGCTTCAGGAGCTTTGTGTCCCTCCCCTGATAGAGAAAAAACGTTACCTTATCCTCTACAGGGGTCATACCTGGGAGCTTGATCTCTTCGAAGGGGATAATGCAGGTCTCATCGTGGCTGAGATAGAACTGGACGATGAAAATGAAGCCTTTGAAAAGCCACCATGGGTCTCGCAGGAAGTTTCATTCGACCCGCGATACCGTAATGCCAATCTCATTACCCATCCCTATTCCAGGTGGTAAATTTTTTAACGTTGTAGATATTCCGTCATCTCTTTTTTAGGCAAAGGCCGCGAGTAGTGGTATCCCTGTATGATGTAACAGCCCTGTTCAAGCAGATATCGTACCTGGTCGCGTTGTTCCACGCCCTCTGCAATGATCTCAAGCTGCAGACTCTCTGCCAAAGCAATGACAGCATTGGTAATGGCACAATCCTCAGCATTGTAGGGAAGATCGTGAATGAAGGATTTGTCAATTTTCAGTTTGTCCACGGGAAAGCGTTTCAGGTAGGCCAGAGAGGAGTATCCTGTACCAAAGTCGTCTATGGATATTTTGACGCCCATCTGGTTGAGCATCGTCAGTTTCTTGATGGAACGTTTCGGGTTGAGCATTACCTGGTTCTCGGTGATCTCAAAGGTCAGCCATTTGACTTTAAAACCTGTTTCCAGAAGTGTTTTCTGCAGCTTGAAAAAGAAATCGTTCTTCATAAGCTGTGAAATCGAAAGATTCAGAGAAAGAATGCCCGGGGCGAGTCCCATTTGCTGCCACTCTACCATATCGCTCATTGCCTGACACATGACATAGTGGTCGAGATCTTTGATGAGTCCTGTCTCCTCTGCCAGCGGAATAAATGCATCCGGCGGCACCAGGCCTTTTTCGGGATGATCCCACCTGACAAGCGCTTCCACGCCGACCAGACTTCTGTTCCGGGCATCGATCTGAGGCTGGTAATAGACCAGCAGTTCATTCTCCTCTATCGCTCTGCGAAGCTCTTTCTCCATCGTCGCCTTTTTCAGTGCGATATTCATCATCTTCGATGAATAGAACTGATAATTGTTCCTTCCTTCCTCTTTGGCTTTGTACATAGCAATATCCGCATATTTAAGCAGGTCATGCATATTGATGGCATCTCTGGGATATAGACTTATCCCTATACTTACGGTGACATGAAGTGTCTGATGGTCGATCACTATCGGCTCTTTCATCGCATCCATAATCTTTTCTGCTACTTTGGCAGCAGA
This DNA window, taken from Sulfurovum lithotrophicum, encodes the following:
- a CDS encoding CYTH domain-containing protein; the encoded protein is MPKEIERKFLVNPELLPVLENPHVIRQGYIPTQGTATVRIRISNNKAFLTLKGRATGLTRSEFEYPVPLEDAEKMLQELCVPPLIEKKRYLILYRGHTWELDLFEGDNAGLIVAEIELDDENEAFEKPPWVSQEVSFDPRYRNANLITHPYSRW
- the murA gene encoding UDP-N-acetylglucosamine 1-carboxyvinyltransferase, with the protein product MQYLEIRGGKNLRGSVTISGAKNAALPVIAATILSDKEVTLTNLPDVVDIRTLLKLLTMLGGKVEHEGTIAKIDNGSINSHKAVYEIVSQMRASILVLGPLLTRFGECEVSLPGGCAIGQRPIDLHLKALEAMGAQITIESGYVHAVAPKGLHGAKIIFDKITVGGTENIIMAAALAKGTTTIINAAKEPEIVQLCKMIADAGVKIEGIGTNELIIEGTDGIPLTFKPVEIIPDRIEAGTYLCAGAITKSEITLKKVNAEHIRASIDKLENMGFTFDIDDDSITIHPAALIKPVSLITTEYPGFPTDMQAQFMAVAVVAEGESLIEERLFENRFMHVSELNRLGADIWLKGSVAAVKGVKTLHGADVMATDLRASSALVLAGLVAEGTTNVRRIYHLDRGYDNLEGKLAALGADIVRKQAEA